From Pseudomonas putida, one genomic window encodes:
- a CDS encoding autotransporter assembly complex protein TamA → MTYSGRLTWGLVFWVASFTAWGQSELLVQVKPANKALKANVEGYVGTLGDRDEEALLRFSRGAQEQARKAAQALGYYQAQIDSEVRPSARADEPAKLILHIEPGEPVRLRNVTVRIEGPASEMKAFRVPDSKALRAGEQLNHGLYEDAKRLIQNQASRYGFFSGHFTRQRLAVDPQAGVADIELVYQSGPRYRLGAVRFSGDTPLDEDLLQRMVSFKPGTPYDSELIAELNNDLQSSGYFEGVRVDAAPTAAVAEQIPVDVRLDTRKPRTMGLGLGFSTDVGPRGKANWTRHWVNAQGHSYGWETELSAPRQNVGLWYDVPLDPPLTDKLRFAGGYQNEEIAGTDTLSKLLTVGPEWHSKLPSGWQRVISLKYQREEYRLGDDSGLSNLLMPGVSFSYLRSDNRIDPHNGYRLQFDTQVAKEGLVSDTNLLHGNVLLKGLTTLGHNHRLLGRLQFGGSATNGYKNNIPPSLRFFAGGDQSVRGYDYQTLSPKNSDGDRIGGRYLVAGSVEYQYSLTEKWRVATFVDQGNSFNTLELPSLKTGVGFGVRWVSPVGPLRLDLAKALDDDGGIRLHFSMGPEL, encoded by the coding sequence TGGTTTTCTGGGTTGCCAGTTTCACAGCATGGGGGCAGAGCGAATTGCTGGTGCAGGTAAAGCCTGCCAACAAGGCGCTCAAAGCCAATGTCGAAGGCTATGTAGGTACCCTTGGGGACCGCGATGAAGAGGCGCTGTTGCGCTTCAGTCGCGGGGCTCAGGAGCAGGCGCGAAAAGCGGCGCAAGCGCTGGGTTACTACCAGGCGCAGATCGATAGCGAGGTCAGGCCTTCTGCCAGGGCCGACGAACCTGCGAAGCTGATCCTTCATATCGAACCGGGCGAGCCTGTGCGCCTGCGCAACGTGACCGTGCGCATCGAGGGGCCTGCCAGCGAGATGAAGGCGTTTCGCGTACCTGACAGCAAAGCCCTGCGCGCTGGTGAGCAACTCAACCATGGGCTTTACGAGGATGCCAAGCGGCTGATCCAGAACCAGGCCTCACGCTACGGCTTCTTCAGCGGGCATTTCACCCGCCAGCGCCTGGCCGTCGACCCGCAGGCCGGGGTGGCCGATATCGAACTGGTGTATCAGAGCGGCCCACGCTATCGCTTGGGGGCGGTCAGGTTCAGTGGTGATACCCCGCTGGACGAAGACCTGCTGCAGCGGATGGTGTCGTTCAAACCGGGCACGCCCTACGACTCCGAGTTGATCGCGGAACTGAACAATGACCTGCAGTCCAGCGGTTATTTCGAAGGTGTAAGGGTCGATGCCGCGCCCACTGCAGCAGTGGCCGAGCAAATTCCTGTGGACGTACGCCTCGATACCCGCAAACCGCGGACCATGGGCCTTGGTCTGGGCTTCTCGACGGATGTCGGGCCGCGCGGCAAAGCCAATTGGACGCGCCACTGGGTCAACGCCCAAGGCCATAGCTACGGTTGGGAGACAGAGCTTTCTGCCCCCCGGCAAAACGTGGGGCTGTGGTACGACGTACCCCTTGACCCACCCCTGACCGACAAGTTGCGTTTCGCTGGCGGCTATCAGAATGAAGAGATCGCCGGCACAGACACGCTCAGCAAGCTGCTGACCGTGGGGCCCGAATGGCACAGCAAGCTGCCCAGTGGCTGGCAGCGCGTGATCTCGCTCAAGTACCAGCGTGAAGAGTATCGCCTTGGCGACGATTCAGGCCTGAGCAACCTGCTCATGCCGGGCGTAAGTTTCTCTTACTTGCGCAGCGACAACCGCATTGACCCGCACAACGGCTACCGCCTGCAATTCGATACCCAGGTGGCCAAGGAAGGGCTGGTGTCCGACACCAACCTGTTGCATGGCAACGTACTGCTCAAGGGCCTGACCACGCTCGGGCACAACCACCGCTTGCTCGGCAGGTTGCAGTTTGGAGGCAGCGCCACCAACGGTTACAAGAACAATATCCCGCCCTCGCTGCGCTTCTTCGCCGGTGGCGATCAGAGCGTGCGCGGCTACGACTATCAGACGCTGTCGCCTAAGAATAGCGACGGCGACCGTATCGGTGGCCGTTATCTGGTCGCTGGCAGCGTCGAATACCAGTATTCGCTGACCGAGAAGTGGCGTGTGGCGACGTTCGTCGACCAGGGTAATTCGTTCAACACACTGGAGCTGCCGAGCCTCAAGACCGGGGTCGGTTTCGGCGTGCGCTGGGTTTCGCCGGTCGGGCCATTGCGCCTCGACCTGGCCAAGGCCCTCGATGACGACGGTGGTATCCGCCTGCATTTCTCCATGGGGCCAGAGCTGTGA